From one Acinonyx jubatus isolate Ajub_Pintada_27869175 chromosome B1, VMU_Ajub_asm_v1.0, whole genome shotgun sequence genomic stretch:
- the LOC106982468 gene encoding LOW QUALITY PROTEIN: U1 small nuclear ribonucleoprotein C-like (The sequence of the model RefSeq protein was modified relative to this genomic sequence to represent the inferred CDS: deleted 1 base in 1 codon), with amino-acid sequence MPKFYCDYCDTYLTHDSPSVRKTHCSGRKHKENVKDYYQKWMEEQAQSLIDKTTSAFQQGKIPPTPFSAPPPAGAMIPPPPSLPGPPRPGMMPAPYMGGPPMMPMMGPPPPRMMPVGPAPGMRPPMGGHMPMMPGPPMMRPPARPMMVPTRPGMTRPDR; translated from the exons ATGCCTAAGTTTTATTGTGACTACTGCGACACATACCTCACCCATGACTCTCCATCTGTGAGAAAGACACACTGCAGTGGTAGGAAACACAAAGAGAATGTGAAAGACTACTATCAGAAATGGATGGAAGAGCAAGCCCAGAGCCTGATCGACAAAACAACTTCTGCATTTCAGCAAGGAAAGATTCCTCCTACTccattctctgctcctcctcctgcaggGGCAATGATTCCACCTCCCCCTAGTCTCCCGGGTCCTCCTCGCCCTGGTATGATGCCAGCACCCTATATG GGGGGCCCTCCCATGATGCCAATGATGGGACCTCCTCCTCCTAGGATGATGCCAGTGGGACCTGCTCCTGGAATGAGGCCGCCTATGGGAGGCCACATGCCAATGATGCCTGGGCCCCCAATGATGAGACCTCCCGCCCGTCCCATGATGGTACCCACTCGGCCAGGAATGACTCGACCAGACAGATAA